In Sardina pilchardus chromosome 8, fSarPil1.1, whole genome shotgun sequence, a genomic segment contains:
- the LOC134088958 gene encoding deoxyribonuclease-2-alpha-like, translating into MLSVALALLLLHYQTLEGSADPISCYDDLGKAVDWFYLYKLPHHKTRFEGLKYLFMSQGSEGWADGQGLVNDSAGALGRTLGQLYTSTEQGYILYNDQPPAPEPGIGTSENVGRGGGHTKGVVLFDKKQGYWLVHSTPRFPPPKKVGQFSYPDSGVLNGQNFICVTYPLDRFQTIGEQLQINHPHIFDCHIPDSLASSVQSMVQLCKLSQGQRWNASLAHDVPKVSNRSVSLTSLGGTTFIDFAKGATFANDLYHSWVAPTLQSDLLVQFWQRSTGIEPSNCSGSWKVLNVQQLAPGQRFTFDATDDHSKWAVSTTAASGSAGGWVCVGDINRNKAEEKRGGGTVCLQDPTVWKAYRSTALKCLSCDGGQCDCGAATGR; encoded by the exons atgctctctgttgctctcgCCCTGTTGCTGTTACATTACCAAACGCTAGAGGGGAGTGCAGACCCTATTTCGTGCTACGATGACTTGGGAAAAGCTGTGGATTG GTTTTATCTCTACAAACTCCCTCACCATAAGACCCGTTTTGAGGGGCTGAAGTATCTTTTCATGAGCCAAGGGAGTGAGGGATGGGCTGATGGGCAAGGACTGGTGAATGACAGTGCAGGAGCCTTGGGACGGACTCTTGGACAACTATACACG AGCACTGAGCagggctacatactgtacaatgatCAGCCTCCTGCACCAGAGCCTGGGATTGGAACATCTGAAAATGTTGGTAGAGGTGGAGGTCATACCAAAG GTGTTGTCTTGTTTGACAAAAAGCAAGGTTATTGGTTGGTCCACAGCACACCACGTTTTCCCCCACCCAAGAAAGTCGGACAGTTTTCATACCCAGACAGTGGTGTTTTGAATGGCCAGAACTTCATCTGTGTCACCTACCCCCTGGATCGCTTCCAGACAATAG GGGAACAGTTACAGATTAATCATCCGCACATCTTTGACTGCCATATTCCCGATTCCCTCGCCTCTTCTGTGCAATCCATGGTCCAGCTGTGTAAGCTCAGCCAAGGACAGAGATGGAATGCCAGTCTTGCACATGATGTCCCCAAAGTATCCAATCGCAGCGTGTCACTCACATCATTGGGTGGGACTACATTCATCGACTTTGCTAAAGGAGCAACCTTTGCAAACG ATCTCTATCACTCTTGGGTGGCGCCTACTCTTCAGTCCGACCTGCTGGTTCAGTTCTGGCAGCGCTCCACTGGGATTGAGCCCTCAAACTGCTCCGGTAGCTGGAAGGTGCTGAACGTCCAGCAGCTTGCCCCTGGGCAGAGGTTCACCTTTGATGCTACAGACGACCACTCCAAGTGGGCGGTCAGCACTACGGCTGCGTCTGGAAGTGCAGGTGGCTGGGTCTGTGTGGGCGACATCAACCGCAATaaggcagaggagaagagaggtggaggaacTGTGTGCCTCCAAGATCCCACTGTGTGGAAAGCCTACCGAAGCACAGCCCTGAAGTGTCTGTCCTGCGATGGAGGACAATGTGACTGTGGTGCGGCAACAGGGAGATAG
- the stambpb gene encoding STAM binding protein b: protein MLDHTDPSLPPEERVRALVKKGSAVDVNENVPARRYFRSGMEMIRMAHTYAEEGNTEHAFILYNKYITLFIERLPKHPEYKNSVFPEKKDTLKKLKEIAFPQAEELKKHILRRYEREYADYIVRKQAEEAAMAQQLSRQRELDTERQRVAEMQRRQREQEQFSAFEEMIHRQELEKERKRVLQEFNAPTAGALTTDTPLLPGIQGPPLPVQSTPSPAQSPGYPSANHSGDPARTPVSPPAFDRSLKPGSLISSGNNMMVDGLRQLTVPAELCSQFLRTANANTIRSVETCGILCGKLTRNAFTITHVIVPKQCGGPDYCDTENEEELFLVQGQYDLITLGWIHTHPTQTAFLSSVDLHTHCSYQIMLPEAIAIVCSPKFNETGYFRLTDHGMEEISTCKQKGFHPHAKHPPLFAEGSHIIITDATVTTLDLR from the exons ATGTTGGACCACACGGATCCAAGTCTCCCGCCGGAGGAGCGGGTGCGTGCCTTAGTCAAGAAGGGGAGCGCTGTGGACGTCAACGAGAACGTTCCCGCTCGTCGATACTTCCGCTCCGGCATGGAGATGATTCGGATGGCCCACACCTACGCTGAGGAGGGGAACACAGAACACGCTTTCATCCTTTATAATAAATACATCAC GCTTTTCATCGAAAGGCTGCCAAAACATCCAGAGTATAAGAATTCAGTTTTTCCTGAGAAGAAAGACACTTTAAAG AAACTCAAGGAGATTGCCTTTCCTCAAGCAGAAGAGCTTAAGAAACATATCCTCAGAAGATATGAGCGAGAGTATGCTGACTATATAGTCAGAAAA CAAGCGGAGGAGGCCGCCATGGCTCAGCAGCTGTCGCGGCAGCGCGAGCTGGACACGGAGAGGCAGCGCGTGGCGGAGATGCAGCGAAGGCAGCGCGAGCAGGAGCAGTTCAGTGCCTTCGAGGAGATGATCCACCGccaggagctggagaaggagcgCAAGCGGGTCCTCCAGGAGTTCAACGCACCGACCGCTGGCGCCCTCACCACTGACACCCCACTCCTCCCTGGGATCCAGGGCCCTCCGCTCCCGGTTCAGTCCACGCCCTCCCCGGCACAGAGTCCTGGGTACCCCAGCGCCAACCACTCCGGTGACCCTGCGCGGACACCTGTATCGCCTCCTGCTTTTGACCGGTCTCTCAAGCCAGgatctctcatctcatctggcAACA ATATGATGGTCGATGGGCTACGGCAACTGACTGTGCCAGCAGAGCTTTGTAGCCAGTTCCTGAGAACCGCCAATGCCAACACTATCAGATCGGTGGAAACCTGTGGAATTCTCTGTGGCAAACTG accAGGAACGCTTTCACAATAACCCATGTGATAGTGCCAAAGCAGTGTGGGGGCCCAGACTACTGTGACACGGAGAATGAGGAGGAGCTCTTCCTGGTCCAGGGCCAGTATGACCTCATCACCCTGGGCTGgattcat ACGCACCCTACACAGACGGCATTCTTATCCAGCGTCGATCTTCACACTCACTGCTCCTACCAAATCATGCTACCAGAGGCCATCGCTATTGTGTGCTCCCCAAAGTTCAACGA GACGGGATACTTCAGGCTGACAGACCATGGAATGGAGGAGATATCTACCTGTAAACAAAAGGGCTTCCATCCACACGCCAAACACCCTCCTCTCTTTGCT GAAGGAAGCCATATCATAATCACAGACGCCACGGTCACAACGTTGGACCTGCGATGA